The Nicotiana tomentosiformis chromosome 2, ASM39032v3, whole genome shotgun sequence genome includes the window TATATAAGAGTTAATTTCAGTTATAgtcattcaattattttttaattttattaaagtcacttaactattttttgtcacttaaaagtaatTAAACTTTATCATTGTTTCTTAAAAGTCATTTTGGCTCAAACCCTACtataaatatgacatggcataaaatttaatgagaaaaattcaaaaataaatatcacATAAGCTTAAATGGGTCATACCCACTAAATCCATTTATGCCTTAATGTGATTTGACCCATAACCCAAATGAGTTTTGTCACACTCCTTTTTTCACCTCACTAACCCTCTTTAAAAGAGATAAAAAGTAGTTTTAAAGCTCAAAAGGATTTTCATTTAGAAAGTGACAAAAGGTTGTATTTCAAAAGatttttcagagtcgccacttgacatTTGGTTTTGGTGTGCCAGGTCACCATTTTTAAGAAATGATATTTCCTTTTAAAACACATTTAGACTCTAAAACATAGTCTGCACCAGAAATCTAAGTAAAGGGGTTCATTTGACttggggagaaggtgttaggcactccccaAGTACCATGAAGGTCACGATTGCGTACTTGATCTAGTTGACTTTAAAGAATCCTCAAACTGAGCCAAAAATATACGaaagaaaataaacacacaagagGCTCGAGGTTGTCCCcacctaaataaaataaaataaaaattctaaaAGCTTATACTATGTATGTCCGTCACGGCCTCCAATTACATTCATTACGGGGCATACCCcgaataaaaatatatacaaaatcttCGGGGCATTCCCCTGAGATAAACTAAAGGAGATGACCTTTCATCTCGAAAGAAATAAAGACCAGACCTAAAATTTGCCTACCCGAGTATTAGCGGCCTAAACATACTCCTATTGGTTCAATTAAGGAGAGTTAAAATGAAAGAGTGATAAAACTATTTCAGGCCCAATCTCAAAGTATACGGCACTTCAACTTTTTAGTCCAAACCCCCACGGCCTAAGACTTTTCAAACATCCGAACAATCAATCAATCTACTTAATTTTGTTAACTTAATTATTTTGACATCAAAGTGTTAATTTCAGAAGCCTATCTTTTGATGAAGAAACGCAACAGAGAATCAAAAACTTAGTTTAGCCATAAAACCCATCTAATCACCGATTAAACTAATCGACATACCAATAACAATTAGCAGAATAAAATGGGGTGAACAAATACTACTAAGACATCCCAAAAACAGAGCAATAAAACACTAACTCAAGCAATCAACAAAACAGGGCAATGACAAATTAACTGGATTATGAAAATCATGATATTAAGTAAAGAACAGTAAGGAAAGAGAGGAATATGTTAtgaattttagaaaaaatatgcaagcagcaagaaggttgaaaatatgattgaaaaattatctctaaaattttattaatcataAGGCCTTAAAtagccaaataaataaagtagttGACTCATCctacaactaaattactaaactcttactataattaaaattctgaatcttctagcAGACTCCTCCTAAAACTAAACAACTAATTATTCTAGAAAACAGTAGCAGTAACAGATACAAAATCCAACACTCCTCCTTGCTTCTGTTGCTGCAGTCTAAAGAAGGTCATCCTCAATTCCTTCTTCTGCTATTAGTGCTTGTGCATGAGCATCTTTGAACTTGCACACTTTTGTAACATGACCTTTTTGTTTGCAATTTTCACATAATGCATGAGGTCTCCACCAACAAAATTTTTCTAAATGCGTTTTCTTTTTGCAATATTTGCAATAAGGATAATCGACTTTTTCTTTTTGGTGTTTTGCATAAAAAATACCCTCAGTAACTTTGTCTTGTCTGAAGGCCCTTCTTTGCTATTGTACTTGAAGAGCACTTATTAATTCTGCAACAGAGATGGTAGAGAGATCTTTAGACTCTTCCAGAGAGGAAATTTTGGATTCAAATCTATCGGGAATTATCACAAGAATTTTTTCAACTATCCTGTCATCTTTGAAATCTTCGCCAAGTAACCTGATTTTATTGACAATTAAAGAAATTCGGTCAGAATACTTAGCGATGGTCTCATAATCTTGCATTCTAAGAGATTCAAAatctcttttcaaatttaaaatctgatTTTGTTTGCCTCGTTCACTTTCTTGATACTCCTGTTTGAGTGTTACCCAAGCTTCTTTTGCTGTCTCACATGCAATGATTTTAGAGAAGATTGAATCTGCTACTGGATTTTGAATTATAGTTTTGGCTTTGTATTTTTTGGTTTTCTCATCTGAATGAGCTTTGATTTGGGCAAGGGTAGGATTTGCAGGAAGTGGTTGTATAAGTTTGTCTTCCATTACAACTTCCCATAGATCATAAGCTTCAAAATAAGATTTTATCTTCACTAACCAAATCTGATAGTTTTCACCAGTGAAAGTTTGTGGGGTATTCAAAGAGAGACCGCTGCTTGCCATTGTTAAAAATTTGGTTAAAAATCGGTATGGGTA containing:
- the LOC138905167 gene encoding uncharacterized protein, whose amino-acid sequence is MASSGLSLNTPQTFTGENYQIWLVKIKSYFEAYDLWEVVMEDKLIQPLPANPTLAQIKAHSDEKTKKYKAKTIIQNPVADSIFSKIIACETAKEAWVTLKQEYQESERGKQNQILNLKRDFESLRMQDYETIAKYSDRISLIVNKIRLLGEDFKDDRIVEKILVIIPDRFESKISSLEESKDLSTISVAELISALQVQ